The following coding sequences are from one Streptomyces angustmyceticus window:
- a CDS encoding C40 family peptidase, whose product MKHTHPLPGDIGLTRISGVTGTLIRVGQWINKDGFADYEHAFLVLPGDQLLEAEPGGARITPLAAYADADVLYVCPDHLTERQRTDICAAATGYAGVPYSFLDYLAIATHRFRLPVPGLRRYVASTRHMICSQLVDQCYLDGGVHLFADGRWPGYVTPMALYRLLAP is encoded by the coding sequence ATGAAGCACACCCATCCCCTGCCGGGCGACATCGGACTCACCCGCATCTCCGGCGTCACCGGCACGCTGATCCGCGTCGGACAGTGGATCAACAAAGACGGCTTCGCCGACTACGAACACGCCTTCCTGGTCCTCCCCGGCGACCAACTGCTGGAGGCGGAGCCCGGCGGCGCCCGCATCACCCCCCTGGCCGCCTACGCCGACGCGGACGTGCTCTACGTCTGCCCGGACCACCTCACCGAGCGGCAGCGCACCGACATCTGCGCGGCCGCCACCGGCTACGCCGGAGTCCCCTACAGCTTCCTCGACTACCTGGCGATCGCCACGCACCGCTTCCGCCTGCCCGTTCCCGGGCTGCGCCGCTACGTCGCCAGCACCCGGCACATGATCTGTTCCCAGCTCGTCGACCAGTGCTATCTGGACGGCGGCGTGCACCTGTTCGCCGACGGCCGCTGGCCCGGCTATGTGACGCCGATGGCGCTGTACCGCCTGCTGGCTCCCTGA
- a CDS encoding thiol-disulfide oxidoreductase DCC family protein: MRRRTTRRQPVLVYDGDCAFCTSSVRFAERRLRPRCEATPWQFADLARLGVDRRRAEHEVLWVTPAGSVYGGAQAVARLLMSSRGGWPVVGALLTLPPVRWVAHAAYRLIARNRHRLPGGTAACALPSSARSSRQPS; encoded by the coding sequence ATGCGGCGACGGACGACACGGCGGCAACCCGTCCTCGTCTATGACGGCGACTGCGCCTTCTGCACGTCCTCGGTCCGGTTCGCGGAGCGACGGCTGCGGCCGCGCTGCGAAGCGACCCCCTGGCAGTTCGCCGACCTCGCCCGCCTCGGCGTCGACCGGCGGCGCGCCGAACACGAGGTGCTGTGGGTGACCCCCGCCGGTTCCGTGTACGGCGGCGCCCAGGCCGTCGCCAGACTGCTGATGAGTTCGCGCGGCGGATGGCCGGTGGTGGGGGCGCTGCTCACCCTCCCGCCCGTGCGCTGGGTGGCCCACGCGGCGTACCGCCTCATCGCGCGCAACCGTCACCGGCTGCCGGGCGGTACGGCGGCCTGTGCGCTGCCGTCCTCCGCCCGGAGCAGCCGGCAGCCGTCGTAG
- a CDS encoding L,D-transpeptidase family protein, producing the protein MKRQLNLRIPGSGAGRRAGAALALTALTLPLTVAFGSTAQAASASSCTASRGPYQKQAEKFLGLPVDGRQSASDCRAIRAFQTSHGITPNIGYAGPVTWRVMSLVAQQKAAGNNPNKAHKCPTTKGRIACVDLTRQLSWIQDGSKLVFGPVPIRSGRDGYETRTGAKKIYWRHLHHVSTLYHVAMPYSQFFDGGQAFHSISGSVWSAPGSHGCVNMRTNDAKKYWSLLKNGDDVYVYGRKSGT; encoded by the coding sequence ATGAAAAGACAACTGAACCTGCGGATACCGGGGTCCGGCGCCGGCCGCCGGGCGGGCGCGGCGCTCGCCCTCACCGCGCTGACCCTTCCGCTGACGGTGGCCTTCGGCTCCACGGCCCAGGCCGCCTCCGCGTCGTCCTGCACCGCGAGCCGCGGCCCGTACCAGAAGCAGGCCGAGAAGTTCCTCGGGCTCCCGGTGGACGGCCGGCAGTCGGCGTCGGACTGCCGGGCGATCCGTGCCTTCCAGACCAGCCACGGCATCACCCCGAACATCGGCTACGCCGGCCCGGTCACCTGGCGGGTGATGAGCCTGGTGGCCCAGCAGAAGGCCGCCGGGAACAACCCCAACAAGGCACACAAGTGCCCCACCACCAAGGGCCGGATCGCCTGCGTCGACCTGACCCGCCAGCTCAGCTGGATCCAGGACGGCTCGAAGCTGGTGTTCGGGCCGGTCCCGATCCGCAGCGGGCGCGACGGGTACGAGACCCGCACCGGCGCCAAGAAGATCTACTGGCGCCATCTGCACCATGTGTCGACGCTGTACCACGTGGCCATGCCGTACAGCCAGTTCTTCGACGGCGGCCAGGCCTTCCACTCCATCAGCGGCAGCGTCTGGTCGGCCCCCGGCTCGCACGGCTGCGTCAACATGCGCACCAACGACGCCAAGAAGTACTGGTCCCTGCTCAAGAACGGCGACGACGTCTACGTCTACGGCCGCAAGTCCGGTACCTGA